A region from the Triticum aestivum cultivar Chinese Spring chromosome 3D, IWGSC CS RefSeq v2.1, whole genome shotgun sequence genome encodes:
- the LOC123075336 gene encoding uncharacterized protein, giving the protein MVSTSGTVAIVVVILTVLVAPASCRRALVAANNGSGREIEAADQCVRGCVGEMLACQQAWAGCAAMSSRRQTTSQRQRSVPCGYGGCEDEYLGCIDEQQRRLRRGRHDWLQLLR; this is encoded by the exons ATGGTTTCCACGTCGGGGACGGTtgccatcgtcgtcgtcatcctgaCCGTGCTGGTGGCACCGGCGAGCTGCCGCCGGGCACTAGTGGCTGCCAACAACGGGTCCGGGAGGGAGATCGAGGCTGCAGACCAGTGCGTGCGCGGCTGCGTCGGGGAGATGCTGGCGTGCCAGCAGGCGTGGGCCGGCTGCGCGGCCATGTCGTCGCGGCGGCAGACGACGAGCCAGCGGCAGCGGAGCGTTCCGTGCGGCTACGGCGGCTGCGAGGACGAGTACCTTGGCTGCATCGAC GAGCAGCAGCGTAGGCTGAGGCGGGGGCGACATGACTGGCTGCAGCTTCTCCGGTGA